The genomic stretch acagaccccctggttcgattccaggctgtatcacaaccggccgtgattgggagtcccatagggcggtgcacaattggcccagcgtcgtccgggtttggctggtgtaggccatcattgtaaataagaatttgtccttaactgacttgcctagttaaataaaggttaaaaaaacaataacaaaaaatagcctactgcacaaacctcattgctacagatctgtctttaattggttaatgttgcataggctttaTCTGAGTGGTAGagctcggcttgcattttgactcagaaagtgatcttgactggTTGGTGACCAATGTTTTACAGGGTCAATGCAACAGTCAGGCAATGGTAACAATACATTTAAAAGGAAGTACAACAAAGACCTTATCTGCAGCACATTGTATTTTCCTTTAGTACATGTAATAGGATAGTGAGGAGTTACCTTCTGCTGCCTCTTCTTCAGGCTCATCTGTGGGCTCCTGTGTTTGCTAACGGGAAAAACAAGACAACTGAAATGAATAATTGTGAACCCTTTTGGACATATCATTACATTAAGGGGTAAGTTATGGAGAATTATGAGGGGAAAGATCCCAGGAGCTTGTCAGTAAGCCTTACCTCGGAGGAAGTCTGCATGTCTGTGGGCATGGGAGGCATGCCAATGGGAGGTGGGGGTCCCATCATCCCATGGGGGCCTGGAGGGGGGTACCCCCCATAGGGACCGTAGCCACCGTAGTTGTAGCTGTTGTACTGGTCATAGCCCCAATGAGGGTAGTAGCTCTGGTTGGGTTGTTGATAGTACGGCTGTTGGTAATTGTTGTGGTAGGAGTTCTGGTTCTGGTTGTTATAGCTGTTCATTTTATGGCTAAAAAGCAAGGAAACATGGGGGCGGGGGGGGGATTATGTTAAATTCAGCGGATGTCAAGTTAGGAGGACAATCATGCATACGAGATCAACTTTCAACCAAGAGTGACCAGCATGACACTAATCAAACCTAATGTTGTATAATTTCCACGGTAATAGAACCATACCTCTTGTTTACAGCTATGCTGATCCTGATTGGTTTAGTCCCCAGGCCTGAGGCGTTCTGACACTCATCGATGGCTTTCTTCTGTTCGTTCTCGTCCCCAAACTTGATGAAGCCATAACCTCTGCGAGACCAAGCACAACGCTAAAACCCTGAGCACACATTCTCTCCGGGCTCACCGTATCATGCTAATCAAACACGTAATTAATTAGAAAACAAAAATGGTATGGTAGAACTGAAACTTGTTGTTTTACTTTTAATATGAAGTAGCATCACTTCAATTGTGAGTTGCTCTTGCTTACCCTATATGGGGAAAACAATAGTTTTAGCATAAATGTCAGAAACAAACCTTTTCCAGTATTTTGGGGAAAATATACCAGTGGTAAAGAGTGGTGAAGATACGCAAGACACAAATATGTCTACACACAATCCAATTAAATAAAGATATATTGTTAAAATGTCATGCGATTTTACAAGGAATTTAAATGTAATGAAACGTCAGATTAATCCATCTGAAGCAGAAATTACATTCAAATTGTGTTCAAATCAGGTGGTGCATTACTGGCATCACCAAATAACATGACTATGTCTGTTCAGTGTTCATACCTGGAGTTACCGTACTGATCAGAGACCACTTTGCCTCCTTTGCAGGAAGGGTACTTCTTCAGGAAGAACTGATGGAGTTGGTAGTCATCCACCTCTGAAGACAGATCTCCGACAAAGACTGAAAATTCCAGGCTGAGAGGAGGCATGAGAGGGACGGAGCGAGAGAGATTACTAAGGTGTGCTAAGTTACCAACATCATACCGTCTAGCGGTTTCTTTTTTCACAATCTATTTTTCTGTAGGTGGAAAATATCACAGTGAAGTGTACATAATAAACACGTTACTGCAGGTTCCAACAACAGAGGCATGCCTCAAAATGAGGAAGAAAGTTAAACAGCTTACCCAGCTTCTGGCCGTTTCCCATAAGTTGCATAGTTTAACTTAAACTTTCTGGGCTGTACAGGAAGAAAGAACAAGCAGTCAAGCACCTTCAAAGACAAATGCGTATAGTAAGGACATATATTGCTAGAAAATAAAGAGTATATTAGAGAAGAACATTTTATTTGGTTTACATACCTCCACCACCCAGTACAGGCTTTATCCCATTCGTCAGTTAGTTCCTAACAGAGTTTATTCACCAGCTTCAAACAAAGTAAATTTACAAACAGCCTCAACCACCTTCATCAGGAAGAAAACGGAGCTCAGTAACTTGGCTGTCATGTAAATTTGAGATATTCTGTTCCATCAACCTCAAATTAAGGTGGGGGCCAATGCTAGTGAAGCTCCGCTATCCACAACACATTTTGAAAAAAGTATCAAACTAAAACGAGAGGGTGGTTGTCCACTAATACATCAGTAAGTTGTTTAAATGAACTATGAATATTAGAAATGTCAAGCTTATAATGAGTGCTCACCGGATTTGATCCAGGAACTAGCTTCCCATTCAGTCTGTGAACGCATCGGTCAACGCTGGCTTCGTCTGCCATTTCCACAAAGCAATAGCCTGCCGATCCTCTGTAGAACAAGAGATTGTATTAGTGACAACAACGTGATACAACCACATTTTTGAAACAGGACACAATTTCCCACAAATACTGTATTTTGGAATTTCAGTATCAATTCACAGCGCTGTGGTAATTAAACCAATTACTTCACTGAAATTACACCAGGTGGTTCTAGAACAAGTGATGTTTTAGGTTAGATATTGTTGCTGATGGGGTCCTATTATATTGTATTTTGAACACTGACAGATGCTAATTTGGGCATGTAGTGGCTTGATCTATATACAATGACACAGTGTGCATTACAAACTGGTCAGTGGCCTACTTTCAAAGAAGGAAACAAAAGCTAAACACTAGCCCATTCATATACGCTAACTACCTTTAGCGCCTATTGATGAAGGCATCTTCTTTCCGGGGGACTTTTATTAAGCACCCCAACACTTGCTCTAAAcattaaagggtaggaagcatgagtttttactcaccaaagtaacaacacagtgtggtcaaagacttagtaaCAATCTGGTTATATTTCTGAACTTATTTCAGGATATCTTCGGAACTACCCACAATGAACCATTTCTCGACGTTAGCTGTGCTACCGAGTTAATATGCTAGctcaagctggctaacgttagccacacctCATGCTCTTCACAGACTTCTTATCTAGTGGGAACGTGTTAGCATTGCAGGCTCTGGTGCCTTATTGTTGTGGGCTCAAAACCAAAGAGAAAATCATACCTGCTTGCTCTAATTGTGTAACGGTGGTACCTCATCTATTCTCCTTTTTGTTTCGTCAACTTTTCGGCTGAAAACCCCATGGAGAGAAGGGTTTTCGAGAGCTAGCTAAAAACATGATATCACTCACTACATTAAACACGTCTGTGATTAACATACCCCGTTACTCTGTGGGTAATGATCTTAACGCCATACGCCGTCTCGCCCATAGTGCTGAAGGCCTGTTTGATAAAATTCTCATCCATGTATGGGTCCAGCTATAAAGAAGATCAAAAAGATGATTGAGTACAGTTGTCTGTAAGATATACAGTTAAGCAATaatgcccgagggggtgtggtatatggccaatataccagggctaagggctgttcttatgcgcaACGCAGAATGcttggacacagcccttagcagtggtatattggccatatatctataagccttattgctattataaactggttaccaacataattagagcagtaaaatgaaatgttttgtcatacccattgcaattataaactgggtggttcaagccctgaatgctgattggctgaaagccgtggtatatcagaccttaTACCACGggaatgacaaaacatttatttgtactgctctaattacattggtaaccagtttataatagcaataaggcacctcaggggtttgtgatatatggccaatataccacgactaagCCAGGGCTTTGTCCAGGCACTCCAGAGTTGCGCTGTGACTAAGAACAgcctttagccgtggtatattggcaatatactacacctcctcaggccttattgcttaaatattctATTCATATCCATGAAATATAAAAACTCAAACCAGGAAATTGAGATTAATGTAGAGAATACTGGTAGATTATAGTGATAGACCTAGCTAGCCAAATGACACTAGTTTTGTccaatcttgattattgtccagtcgtgtggtccagtgctgcaaggaaagacctagttaagctgcagttggcccaaaacagagcggcacgtcttgctcttcattgtaatcagagggctgatataaatactatgcatgccagtctctcttgtctaagagttgaggagagactgactgcatcacttcttttgataagaaacatgaatgtgttgaaaatcccaaattgtttgcatagtgaatttacacacagctctaacacacacttaccccaccagacatgccaccaggggtcttttcatagtgcccaaatccagaacaaattaaagcatacagtattatatagagccattattgcatggaactctgttccatctcatattgctcaaaaacagcaaacctggtttcaaaaaaacaGATAATGCACACCTCAAGGCACAAcccctctcccctatttgacctagatagtttgtatgtattgatatgtaggctaagtgtgcctttaaaaatggttttatgtagttctgtccttgagctattcttgtctattaatgttctgtattatgtcatgtttcatgtggaccccaggaagagtagctgctgctgcttttgcaacagctaattgggatcctaataaaccaCCAAACAAAAAAATAATGTGGCCAAAGAATGACATTCAACAAATGTTTACCCACATTTCTACCTGGGCCCAGGAGTGGCTGTTATTAGGTACTAGTAGTACTAAGTACTAGTAGACTATTACAAGGCGCTGCCATAGTTACTACTAGGCCCAACCAGGGCAGCGTCACCATAACTTACTAGCAAGCGAACGTTAACCAAACTGTCGGGAACGTTAACGTTACTTTAGAGAAGTAAACACTGCGTATACATCATTGACTGTATTTCTTATCCTGTTTTTAAAATAACACCATACACATTACCTAACAACAATTGTTTGGGGAAACttatctaacgttagctaactagtaAATTACGTTGCTAAAATAGCTAAGTTAGCTAACTAACAAAAAACAATTGTCTGTGCTAAAACGTTTGTTACCAGTAACGTTAGTGCAAAATGATTAAAACAGAGCGAACATACATCCCCCATCCAAAGGCTTGTCATTCTGTTGAACATCTTGGTGGTTTATTGTCGGAGGGTCTCCAATAAATACGAATATGTAGCTAGCTACGTTTACGAATGGCTGGCAATTGACTTGCTAGCTCTTCCTCCCGAAACTGCTGTTGCAAAGGGCTGCGTAGTGAAATGATGTGACGTCGAAGACCACGCCTCCGGAAATTCCAATAATTGGACAAAGACAAATTAAAGACAAATCTAGCATTTATTTCCTCATTACTAGCTAGGTTTGCATCCAATTGCGACATATTTTAATGCGAATTCTCTAACATCCgcctaaagaaaatatgtgcatTTTACTCACCAGTGTTGTTTCCACAAACGGACTTGTTTTGGATACAAATCGTGATGACATTGTGCACACAAATTGTAGTTTTtcaagttttcatgtaccgaattaAAATCGagagttcaatgtgtttctatcgcATTTTCAACAATACCGatatagttttgtcacaaacacTGTTGGGTAACAgtgttcatcaatgagcttgacgccttgataagttcctttcctgaggatggctcacccctcacagttttgggggatttcaacctccctacgtctacatttgactaatttctctctgcctccttctttccactcctctcctcttttgacctcaccctctcaccgtccccccctactcacaaggcaggcaatacgcttgacctcatctttactagatgctgctcttctactaatctcactgcaactcccctccatgtctccgaccactactttgtatccttttctctctcgctctcctcctacactactcactctgcccctacacagatggtaatgcgccgccacaaccttcgctctctctctcccactactctctcctcttccatcctatcatctcttccctctgctcaatccttctccctccaatctcctgattctgcctcctcaaccctcctctcctcactttctgcatcctttgactctctgtgtcccctatcctcccggccggctcagtcctcccctccagctccgtggcttgatgactcattgcgagctcacagaacagagctccgggcagctgagcggaaatggaagaaaactagactccctgcggacctggcatcttttcactccctcctctctacattttcttcatctgtttctgctgctaaggccactttctaccactctaaattccaagcatctgcctctaaccctaggaagctctttgccacattctcctccctgctgaatcctccttccccccctctctgtggatgacttcgtcaaccactttgaaaagaaggttgacgacatccgatcctcgtttgttaagtctaatgacactgctggtcctgctcacactgccctaccctatgctttgacttctttctcccctctctcttcagataaaatcttgcgacttgtgaatgcaggccgcccaacaacctgcccgcttgaccccatcccctcctctcttctccagaccatctccggtgaccttctcccctacctcacctcgctgatcaactcatccttgaccgctggctatgtcccttccgtcttcaagagagcgagagttgcaccccttctcaaaaaaccaacactcgatccctctgatgtcaacaactacagaccagtatcccttctttcttttctttccaaaactattgagcgtgccgtctttagccaactctcttgctatctctctcagaattaccttcttgatcctaaccagtcaggtttcaggactggtcattcaactgagactgctcttctctgtgtcacggaggctctccgcacagctaaagctaactctctctcctctgctcttgtccttctagacctgtctgctgcctttgatactgtgaaccatcagatcctccctctccaccctctccgagctgggcatctccggcgcggctcactcttggattgcgtcctacctgaccggtcgctcctaccaagtggcgtggcgagaagctgtctccgcaccacgtgctctcaccactggtgtcccccagggctcagttctaggccctctcctattctcgctatacaccaagtcacttggctctgtcatatcctcacatggcctctcctatcattgctacgctgacgatacacaactaatcttctcctttcccccttctcataaccaggtggcgaatcgcatctctgcatgtctggcagacatatcagtatggatgacggatcaccacctcaagctgaaccttggcaagacggagctgctcttcctcccggggaaggactgcccgttccatgatctcgccatcacggttgacaactccgttgtgtcttcctcccagagtgcgaagagccttggcatgaccctggacaataccctgtcgttctccgctaacatcaaggcggtgacccgatcctgcaggttcatgctctacaacattcggagagtacgaccctgccttacacaggaagcggcacaggtcctaatccaggcacttgtcatctcccgtctggattactgcaactcgctgttggctgggctccctgcctgtgccattaaacccctacaactcatccagaatgccgcagcccgtctggtgttcaaccttcccaagttctctcacgtcaccccgctcctccgcacactccactggcttccagttgaagctcgcatctgttacaaaaccatggtgcttgcctatggagctgtgaggggaacggcacctccgtaccttcaggctctgatcagtccctacacccaaacgagggcattgcgttcatccacctctggcctgctggctccccttcctctgcggaagcataattcccgctcagcccagtcaaaactgttcgctgctctggcaccccaatggtggaacaagctccctcacgacgccaggacagcggagtcactcaccaccttccggagacatttgaaaccccacctctttaaggaatacctgggataggataaagtaatccttctaccccccccccccctttaaaaagtggttatcccactggttatagggtgaatgcaccaatttggaagtcgctctggataagagcgtctgctaaatgacgtaaatgtaaaatgtaaatgggtaACATAGCAAATATGCCTACTCTTGTGCTTGGCACGtgagccaacagctcgcagatacagtgcagaTAGGCTAGTGGCATGACAGATTATTATGAACAAGAGCCAAACTGAAATAAACTCTTTAAATACTCAGTGGTCTCCACATTATTTTCGCTAGGCGGCGATGTTATTGATTCTATCCTGTCCTTCGAAAAGGTGTGACGACATTTTCTTTTGTCGTTAATTATTCAGGAAGTTGACGTCTACCTTTTCCACCAATCAGACTAACGGATACTATTCCGCTTCCTCGATTACCTCCTAAACCTTTTTAAATAAACCAATCATGACAGTGCATTAAGTCATTTAAAGAAGTGTCGTCATCGTTCTTTAAAAAATTATAACTTTACCTGTTGCAGAAAGAAACACGTCTCAGAAAAGTTTGGGAGGTGATGTTCCTTTTAGGTAGATGTAAAAGTACCGTTTGTCAATAACGACGTTTGGAATTAAGTTGGAGTAAGTAGCATAGCTCACATTTGTTAACACCTAAATTGAATGTTTTGTTGCATACAATGTAAATAGTATCGTAAATGACGGGGAAAGGCAGCAAGTTTGccaggtagctaacgttagctagctaaagttgtCCGTTTAATTTGAGGTAACGTTAACTATCAAACGTCAGTGAATTGAGTTGGCAAAGATTAACTAAATGTACGTGTTAGTTAAGTAGCTATACGTTTTTCTTAGTATAAGTTCAAAACAATACTTTTATTCTTGTACCCTGCATGGAGTCCGAAAGGCAGATTCAAACATGGCCCAATTTGGATTCGAGAATGATATTCACAACATTCTGAAGCTGTATATGCCAATCACAAACGCGCCCATGGCGAGGTGGCAAAGAAAAGCCAGTTCGTCCATGTCGACCAGCAGTGCCAACACCAGCGCTCTATCACCTGGCAAATCCGCAAATAGATCTCTTACTATGTCCAAGACGCCTAGTAAAACACCAGGTAACTAACTACTATTTAGCTTTTCACCTTTGAATTTTGCTCTACTACATTTGCTTCTGTCTAGTGTCTTTCAGCTGTCTATGGGTGTGGCACTGTTGCCAATTAGTGGTTTCACCTAGGGTTCCACTAATTtgtccttctctcttttcttagGTAAAAATAGTAAGTGCACACCTTCAAAGGCAGGTGGTGACCGTTTCTTTCCCACTAGGAACAACAAACAGATGGAGGTGGCAAGCTTCCTGCTCTCAAAGGAAAATGAGCCTATGGACACAAACCCCTCCGGTGAGGCTCTTCTCTAACATCAGCACATTTGTTAATATCGCATTGTAGGTCAAAATCTGCACATTTGTCTTCGTAGGATAACTAGAAGGCTTGGTCTGTCACACTCAATGGATATGACATTGAGGAGGCAAAGATCTTGCATCTGggaggaaaacccttgaatgctcCAGAAGGTAGGCCTACCGTTGGTAATGATGGCGTGACTTGTCAGTTGATATCAGAATCTAATGTCCCATTCTCTTTTCTTTGCAGGTTACCAGAACAACCTGACAGTCCTCTACAGTCAAGTTCCTACCCCAGTCTCCACCAAAATGACCAGATACATATCATCTGTACCTGACAGAATCTTAGATGCTTCTGAACTCCGAAATGATTTCTGTGGGTCTCCTGCCAACACAGTACCACAAATGTCTAACCTGTCTGGGGAGAAGGTACAGAGGGACCTATCGTAGAGGTCTGTCTTAGATGCTCCTGAACTACAAATTGAGGAGTGAGTCTCCTGCCAACACAGTAAATGTCCAGTAACCTACCTGGAGAGTAATCCTAGCTGTGGGTGAAACATGGGCCTGCTGTCTGCATGTAAATCACACATTGATTTCAGTGGGAAATTTGCAGAAAGTGATTAGAGCAACTATCTCAAGTTGGGATCTGGCCCTTTTTATCGTCACTCTATCAACTTAATTAAATCGGAGTGGTGGTGGCAGGAGCATTCTTTAACTGACTTTAACGGTCTATTTACCTTTGGCCCTcctctagctcagttggtagagcatggtgcttgcaacgccaggattgtgggttcggccagtatgaaaaatttatgcactaactgtaagtcgctctggataagagcgtctgctaaatgactaaaatgtctgtTCCCACAGATTTGAACCTACTGGACTGGAGCAGTCGGAACCTTCTAGCGGTTGCACTTCACAACAGCGTTTGCCTGTGGGACGCCGCCCAGGGTGACATCGTCCTGCTGATGAAGATGGAACGGGAGGAGGACTATATCTGCTCCGTGTCGTGGATCAAGGAGGGCAACTTCCTGGCCATTGGTACCAGTGACTGCAAAGTTCAGGTAAATGTCTTAAGTGAAACACTCAccattcaaatattttttttggcTTCATTGCAATTTTATGTTGTTGGAGAGAAAATAATGATttgatgtttattttattttatatttcacCTGAATTTGACTGACCGTAGTTGTGGGATGTGGAGAACCAGAAGCGTCTACGCAGCATGGCCAGCCACACTGCCAGAGTTGCCAGTCTGAGTTGGAACAATCATGTTCTCTCCAGGTAAAGGATCATGATTTGAACGTCACATTTTGAATAGTCAAGTCTCTGTCCCTCCAGGATCTTTTGTGTGATACTTGTGGCCAAAATGTTCTAATCTATCTACAGACAGCCCAATTCTAATATTTTTTCCAATTATTAGTCTTTTGACTAATCAGATCACTTCATTTGTCAATTGGGCAAAAAtattagaattgggctgcctgtgcaaACAGCCTTATTGTTGTTGATTAACCATTTTATGATTATTGCTTTTTCCAGTGGCTCCAGATCCGGTCACATCCACCACCATGA from Coregonus clupeaformis isolate EN_2021a chromosome 21, ASM2061545v1, whole genome shotgun sequence encodes the following:
- the LOC121535282 gene encoding tRNA selenocysteine 1-associated protein 1-like, with the protein product MFNRMTSLWMGDLDPYMDENFIKQAFSTMGETAYGVKIITHRVTGGSAGYCFVEMADEASVDRCVHRLNGKLVPGSNPPRKFKLNYATYGKRPEAGLEFSVFVGDLSSEVDDYQLHQFFLKKYPSCKGGKVVSDQYGNSRGYGFIKFGDENEQKKAIDECQNASGLGTKPIRISIAVNKSHKMNSYNNQNQNSYHNNYQQPYYQQPNQSYYPHWGYDQYNSYNYGGYGPYGGYPPPGPHGMMGPPPPIGMPPMPTDMQTSSEQTQEPTDEPEEEAAEDPNPQLDVDALNTEYMERSEELYDSLMNCHWQPLDTITSKISPFSSS